DNA from Thunnus thynnus chromosome 2, fThuThy2.1, whole genome shotgun sequence:
gtGTTTTAATTGTGTTCTGAGACATCAGTGGTTCTGCAAGTGGATGATGACAGTTGAACAGGAAATGAAGTCACTGTCTGATGTCCCTCCTCCTCAGTGTTTGAACACTTTACAATAAAATCCTTTAGTCTTCTGAGTGTCTCTGATGTCTGTCTTTCAGTCCATCAAGGCAAAGATGGAGGAGTTACGTCCTCTGATCCCGGTGCTGGAGGCCTACAAGGCAGATGCTCTGCTGGTGCGACAGTTTAAAGAGGAGGCAGCAAATGTGACTGAGCTGCTGAGCTCCCTGCAGGAGCAGTTGGGAGGTCTGGACTATCAGGAGCTCCACAGCAGAGTGACAAGCCTGGAGGACCGTCTGAGGGCCTGCATGCAGAGGCTGGGTGAGtcaacaaacaaatacacaacagtGTCCCACTGAAAACCATCTCTCACTTCACCTCACTTTGCCTTCAATCATTTTCACAGTAACTTTAGTTTCAGTAAAAAGTAGTTCCAGTAAAAAGTGTTACCAGTGGATGATCCAGAGTAACTAGGACCTGGTTTCTCAAACAGATGCTgtgattaacattttaaatgtcatctTTCAAAACTGGCAGCAGCACAGATTTCACCTCCATCATGTTATGGTGAAGCAACAGCTGTAgtttgtgtaatgtttgtgCTGTTTCAATGCAATATATTCTTCCATCCAGgaaataattaacacaaattcaTGAAATTTCCACAATGTTTGCAACAGCTTGCAATTTAActaaattacagcaactttttccgcataaaatgtccaaatcaaCAGCCgtttgtggtttggaccaatcgtggCATTTGGTGTGGCGGTAACTGATGtcattcaggtggaagatggacaaatctcacctgccgACAAACATGATGCCATAGACGAGCAAAACaattcccagatgttcccaaataaggtttgattcagtgagtcaggAGAATACAAGCTGATGTTGTTCAGATAGCAAAGATGGACATAATCtgcctcaaacataaacatcaaactatatttttatgttgatggatttattttggaataacattattgatgattttatctgctgctaatgttgagctgaaagtttatttaataaaggctatcaatggaactcaagtacagtattttctgttttatagaactttgagtcctcatggttctcatgttcagaaaatacataaacattAGAGCGGAAATATAGTTTTTTCTGTGATCTGCGGGATGCTTTTTATCCAAGGAAGTCATTACATAGGACTATTCATTGGtagcagtttaaaaaaacaaaaacattcctGCAATTTTAACgcaaaaagagcacataaaacattgcaaactTATCACAATTCATGAGAAAATCTGCTGCAAAATTAAGCATTTTTGGCTGcattaatcacaaaaaactATAAAATCCTGGGGGGAGTGAATCTATCTGGTAGTATTTTTTGTCTACTCTGTACCTTTAtgtgttcctgtttgtgtttcagcctGTGGGAAGCTGACGGGAATATCTGAACCAATCACCATCAAGACGTCTGGGTCAAGGTTTGGATCATGGATGACTGACCCGCTCGCTCCAGCCGGAGACAACAGAGTGAgcatcatcaacaacaataaccacaaaacacaacaatgataCAACAGCAAGACATGACACCAGCAGTTATATCTTAGCTAGGAAACTACACATTTCTGGAGTTTCAAAGATGTGGCTGTTTAACAGGCAGGGAGACGCCAACCAGTGGTatcatgggaagtgtaggatccagtgtttttggcgTCAAGATATCTTGCACAGATTTTGAGCATTATATTTTTGATCTGTTTGTCATATGGCCAACTGTTGTATGAAAGGGGACTGATTTAGCATTTGCAAACAGTGCTTATCATAATCAGCTACCCAGATTTTGGAGTAAAAGctatttaagtacatttttactCAGTACTGAAACAAGATCCAAGTTGAGACTGATGGGATTGCAATGAGTCATGGTTTTCACTCTGTGTAGGATCATGGAGAGATGAACCAGAACCAGAAAGGACATGAAGGAAAATTTGAAATTGCAGTTAGGATGTAGAAAGAGCATATTAGTAGAGTACGTACTCTGGGAAGAGGAAGGTGTTCAAATCATTTTTGAAGACAGGGTGAAGTTTGGTAAGTCAATCCAACACCAAGACAGCACACAGGAGAAGTGACAGTAAGACTAGTAATGATTTATTGGcagacaggaaaaagaagacTCTTAAACcagaatgagggagttcaggtatgTGGGTGCTGAGCTAGTGGCCACACTGTAAGTGAACATTAGTGACTTGAACTTAATGTGAGCAGCAAAAGGGAGCCAGTGGAGAGTAATGAAAAGTGAAGTGACATAAGCTCTTTTTGAAGACCAGGTGTGCTGTTGATGACATAATGATCAAACTGTAGGCATCAGggtcaataaaatataacacgTTTTCCTGAACATATTCGTACATCACATTAgtaccaaaaagaagaaaaaaaaacaagatttatttcTGGATTCTTTGACatcattgtagtttttaaattacttttggTTTCATCCCTTACAGGTGTGGTACATGGATGGTTACCATAACAACCGCTTTGTTAGGGAGTACCAGTCAATGTATGACTTCATGACAACAGATAACTTCACCTCTCACCGCCTGCCTCATCCCTGGTCTGGTACTGGTCAGGTGGTTTATAATGGCTCCATTTACTTCAACAAATTCCAGAGTCACACCATCATCAAGTTTGACTTCAGCACATCGCTCATCAGCCGGTCTCGCCAACTCGACTTTGCTGGCTACAACAACATGTACCACTATTCCTGGGGGGGACATTCAGACATTGACCTCATGGTGGACGAGGGTGGGCTCTGGGCGGTCTACGCTACCAATCAGAATGCTGGAAACATAGTTCTCAGCCAGTTAAATCCAAATAATCTGCAAATAATCCGCAGCTGGACCACCAACCACCCAAAACGCAGTGCAGGTGAGGCATTCATGATCTGTGGAACTCTGTATGTTACAAATGGGTACTCAGGTGGAACTAAAGTGTACTATGCCTACTCCACTAACTCTTCCACCTACGAGTACATCGACATTCCTCTGACCAATAAATACAGCCACCTGTCCATGCTCGACTACAACCCCCGAGAGAGAGCACTGTATGCCTGGAACAATGGCCACCAAGTCCTATACAATGTAACACTTTATCACATCATACAgtaacaataaagaacaaacactaagaataaagaaaaaacacagtaacactgaGGAACAAACACTAAGAATAAAGaacaaacacagtaacactgAGGAACAAACACTAAGAATAAAGAACAAACAGAGTAACACTGAGGAACAAACACTAAGAATAAAGAACAAACAGTAACACTAGAGAACAAATACAAGTCCTTGATAACTTAACTGCACTGCatcatatattaatattaagaGTAAATATGCTAAGACACATTGTCATATTCTCAGTGTTCTATAGTCAGAAGACAGGATTGTCAGGTTTCCCTGTGTGTGTCCAGGATAGAAGCTGCATTAGCTTAGCTAGCTTAGCACAAATAAGAGAAACAGGTGGATATTCCAAGTGTGTCTGATTGAAATGTTGTATCTTGTTAGCTAACAAGTCAGCAGCCCATGTTGTTGTGTGCTGACTTTAGTTGTAATTAGAGTTCAGACAGAGGAGGTGAAACCTGACAATTTTGAGATCCTATGTTCAGTTACTGCACCCAGTTGCTCAACAAAAAGCTCCAGTACTGACTGCTGCTAAAAccacaatgtttgttttttacttttgtatttCTACACCTGTTCAGGTGTAGAAACAGCATaatttgtgctaagctaggccaAACACATCCTGGGGGATCTCTGTACAGGAACATTAATACCCAAATGTTGGACTGTTACCTTATACATTTGAGTTTTTTCATTAAATGAGTATGAAGTTAAATGTTGAGCCCGTTTTTCAGATAATGATCCCATTAACTGACACAAATGCACTtgaaatgtaaacacactgaaacaattATTCCAACTAAAGTTTGTCTTTCACaataagaaaacacagaaatgtatgTTTGATGGTTGACACTAAAGAATGCTACACATCTTTTATGAATAGATATTTTTATGGGAGACTTTCTGACTTTATGAAATCAGACCCACTGGTGTGAATCTgaacaatgttattattaataataaaaataataaaataataagtcCTTTCCTTACTGTCATGTATTACACAGCAATACAAAATCTTTTTTACACTCTTTTCCAAGAATTCTCTCAATTTTGAGGGGGCCTCCAGTGTCTGCTGGCAGGTTGGTGTCCGCCAGTAAGTTGGTGTTGCGGGTTCAGGACTACATGAGATGTCCAGCATGAATTCTGTTAGACACATGCATTGTATTCAAAACATGGATGAAACTGCAATGTGTCACATTCGGAGGATTCCATGTTTTCTGGTCCTCCTTTGCctggttttgttgttttttaatgttcagcTGGTCTGTGTGTAAGTTGAATCAGTTTGCGTGTGGGATGAAGTTTagacatgaaaaatattatttactaCAGTACTgaagtacatttttaacaattaaCAGAGTAATTTTGTTGTTACTTCTtactgctttgtgttttgtatttcaaCACACTTGTactgtatttgatgtttttatgaacCTTAAGACTTTGGCCTCCAGTTTTACAGTGCTGTTATTTGGTGTCATGAACTGGTGGAAATGGCAATGATGGCATAAAACCTGCAGAGGGAAAACAGCTGGTGATATTTAATTACTTAGCAGAACATTGTAAGAGAGAACTCAGTTTTGGTAACCAGTAGCCTTAACAGCTGGTATGTTCTGGATTGCATTATCTATCCATGATgtaaagaagaaatgaaataaaaagactgGACTTGATAAATAGACTTCATGACCTGCtggttctgtttgtttgtttgagatgAGAGGGATGTTGGTGGGAAAGAGCATtcaatcaatataaaaaaatatcttccCAAGGACAATGTCATGatttaaagcccccctccagTGGATTTTGGCATTATtaagatatttcatatttttcttagtgcaacaccattttttttctaccacACTTTTGACCAAGTACTTTTTGacaaataacttaattttgcacttaaagtttaaaaaaagcaagCTGTTGCTAAAACAGAATGACATATGGCTATAGTAGAATATAGCAGCTATATGTCATTGTAAAatccctttgtttttgtgtgcatcACTGACACAGTAACAGATGACTGTGTTTCAAACTAAATACTTTCTGCAGACATGCTGcaacaatggattaaatgatttatttcaatGAAACACTCTCCAAACAAGAttggcacagaaaataatatttaatgtgattaaagcaggatagggttagggtagggttagggttagggttagaatgGGGGAACTGAACCCCAACCCCAACTGAATGGGGGAAGGGAGGCTCGCGGTCCTTCCCCCAGAAGGCCCCCCGTCCTCGGTCCCAAGAGGACTGGGCCCAGTCTCCCCCATGCTGGTTGCGTGGTCTTCTGGGCTCTGCATGCCCACGGGAGTGACCAGGATCTCTCCTGCGGCGCACCTCAATCCACCCATAATCAGGAGTGCCGCTCATGACCATGGGTTagagtttatgtttttttgttttactataaataaactaaagatatgaaagcaaatataaaaaacaaagacaaaaaatatgaaaaataaaaatcaactaaaattatttttattaacgTGTGCCTTTGCGCAACATTTTGACCCTTCTGAGTCTTCCTCAGGCTAAGGCACAACACAAAGTATACAAAAGTACAAGAAATAGGCTGGCTGGCAGAAAGATGTTGGTCGTATCCAAGTTTAAGCAGAAATGATGGGAGGCTGCTTTTGCCCTCTATTTATACCTTCCCCGTAGTTTTGGTTTCTTTATCAAATTGTGCTTGTGTTTTTAGAAATTGTGTTTGTGATCGTGTGTTTGCCAATTAATGGAATTATTTTAACCCCCTGTATGCCATGTAaatacttgtgtttttttttaaattgtaggataaataaattgaattatgttttatattatttatttgcatattgattgataaatataattgtttATGAAATTAATGAGGGATGGGGTTAGGGATGGgagtggggttagggttaggacaGGGGGGGTTGGGGCAGGGAggggggttaggattagggcagggggtggggttagggttagggcaggGGGGTTAGGGCAgggaggggggttgggggtttagggttagggttagggttagggttagggttaggtatgggggtaaaacAAGGTTTGTCCCACTGGACAAAAcaggacaaacgtgaataacttttgatagggaggtcatagaggcttggaaccaagctccatccccactaattcaggcacggcctttccaacagtgccacccacgagcatgtgcgagcttccggtcctgagatacgtcacttcaggtttttgaaatggccgtatctcaggaacggaaggtcgtagagacatgggtccaagactggtgTGTTCAGAGCCCCCATTAGGTCGATTAGGTAGATTAGGTCTAGGTTAGTTAGGTAGATTAGGTCTGAcaccacccactcccgagtctctacgacttttggttcccgagttatagagcaaaatgtcctccccattggaaatgaatgggatgaaaatttcagtgtGGAGGctgaaatcgagcacgcagaaagtatttaggagcacgtctcaggtcatttggagtctattcgtaccactcATAGAgtgactttttgaaaaatattgacacccatgagagatgaggtaggtattaaggtataagaggtaggtaagtatatttaaaggtaagttgtggactctttggtctggcctcagtgcatctgtgtgtgtgagtgtgtgtgtgagtgtgtgtttgtgtgagtgtgcgtgtgtgagtgtgtgtttgtgtgtgtgtgagtgtgtgagtttgtgtgcgtgagtgtgtgtcagtgtgtgtgtgagtgttttcgtgtgtgtgtgtttgtgtgagtgtgtgtgtttgtgtgtgtgtgagtgtgtgtctgtgtgtttgtgtgtgtgtgagtgtgtgtgtatgtgtgtgtgtcagtgtgtgtttgtgtgtgtgtgtgtgtgagtgtgtgtgcgcatttgTGGTTTATGGAGACGTTTTGCATGAATACACGCCACACTGACAATTCAGATTTACATGAAtttgtgtaaaatctgtgtATAACACAGCGGCCTCTGTAGGTGGGTCGATGTAACTGCACCCACTAATGAATAATTCACACATGTAAAGTTCACAGCTTTTGATTGGCTGACAGTCGCCTGTCCTCATAATTATGGTTTTTGTCAAAACTGCTGTGTTACCCTAAACGAGATGACCTCTCTTCAGCCAGCCACCAAATCATTTCCTGGTTAACATTACGTTATATCCTGCTGAACCAGCACATTTTCACCTGCACCTGTGGAGAAGAGGTAAGACTCAAAACCCAGCACTACATTTCGCATCCAGAAACTAGTCAAGGCAACTTTTTTGATATCGGTAGCTAGTTGAAAGTGCCATTTCATCCAGCAATTGATCATATAAGTTTCTGGGAAATTAATGCCAATGCTAGCTTAGTTTGAGGAcagtttagtttagcttagtttagctaaCGTTGGCTTTGCTTGGACGTGGTTGATAGAGTGAGAGAAATTATAAGTGAAAATGTGATGCTTCTGCTTTCGTGAGAAACTCCCTTTTCAGGTGTGATTCCGTATATATGAACAGTTCATATTCAGTAGTGTGTTAGATGAATGCGTATATGTTCTCGGGAAAGTATTGGTATTACGGTATGTCAGTGTGTTGTGGAGTAATGACGTTAATTACAGGACGACCAATAAGCTAACCATGCTAACCTAATGTTATGCTAACTGACGGCGAATAAGCTAAGAATGCTAACATCATGTTATGCTAATCGCAGTGTCGTCTTTGGACTAAGTAAGTGATGTGGGGAAAGTCACTCGACTGGCAATGTAGTTTGCAGACTATCCTGTAAAtttatgtatgttgtatgtttgcTGAAATGTCTTTGTTATTAATTCAGTGTACTGGTAGTGTTGTAGGTTGTACATTATGAGGTAGTGCTATACATGAGCGAAGTTATCACACTTTAGTTTGTGAATTATGAATCaatggtaataataatccatAACAATAATcaatgaatacacacacacacacacacacaaatatatatattatcctGTTTAATATAAGCAtttaagtaaagtttatttgtgtttgttacaCAATACTACAAACATTTAGGAGAGCTGTCTTGTGACACCTGTACTAGTATGTACAGAACTAGTATACTATGTATGTCCAGTATTGATTGTAATGTTATGTAGTTGTGTAGTGCTCAGTCATTATAATACATGACCAGAGGAAAGTTTGTGTCCACACATCTTTGACACATATACTGCCTTTTCAGGGCATTTACACTTTGACCCTTGACTTAATTTAGTCTAGGTTCAAAACTATGTGCTTGTTCACCAGTATGGTGTCACATTTTGCCtggactttgggtgttttttggtcttgtgttgtgttctttggggtctcctggttttgcaCTTCTGTTTGGTCCTTCGGTTCATGGGGGTTTTCTTGTATGGGTTGGGTGGTGGGTTTTAGAGGACTGCGTCATtggtttgttgggttgtgtgcttgggtttgtgtttgtggttggttttggatgggttagtgtagatggcattgagtttgttttctgggtttttgttctgtttcccttgtgtgttcatgtgctcctccacacctgccctgcatttggactcgttagtcctgccctgctctgttttccccacacctgccctgtgttagcctcgtcagccctgccccgctccctgtgtgtcctcagccaatcagctccctgtatgttcactcccctctcttgagttctccacccatctccccacctgcacctcatcttgttagttcagtttctttttaagttctggttttctgttcagtccttgTTGGATTGTTATGTGTTGTTGCATCTGCTAGTtctggggtccgtttcacaaagcaggttcaacaaactctgagtctaatcctgaactctgagttgatctactctgagataggaaactccgagtttccggttccagaacagctgatttgagtcagtttattcaactcggagtagtttcacctggagttaagcgcgtacaccacaactataaaaagccagcatcaattgagccccgattcaacgagtcaccatggcaacagggaagcggagggctgcgtttttcgccccacTAGGGCTAGAAATCTTAATGCGATAATACggcgagtttgaacatgttttcaaaaagaagtgcaacaccgctgcagctgcaaaagagagggagacggcgtgggagaacatcgctgctcgggtcaatgcgtaagtttaaatgtagtcctttgcaatcacaacaatattacagaggaaaactgcttgattggtcgcctattaatttatttcatttaggtccaatcccgcgagggagaagcgcacttggaagcagtttaggatgaaatataaaaacattgttcaaacaggtgaaacctcggcataatctcatgggggaacctcattttgatcattttttacattgtaaagtaaatattaagtggctgtttgactgtgcagttgttttatccccaacataatgctggtttcacacacataaatgtcttctcatctatatcatgttctgttaaataattaatcctatttaaactaacacagacttctactcagccaacagaaagaaggcagatgcccgtaaaacgggtggtggtccagcaccgccacctctaacggaggcagaggagctggccctaagccagactataggaaggccagtggctggctccgacattgtacaaaaaacttccgtttgcaaagaaacacagtgcaacacacaatatctgctgggatgtgagagcatgactacgattggtaatgttacaaatgtaaagacggattaggttgtgtatgtagatgatggactgtgacgtgaaacggtaccgctcaaaaagataattgtctggaaatgctagaacatctatgcgcggtctgataaccatctctcaacgaatatttaattctctgcgcagtaatgctgcaccttcatccacgggatcgttatcaaaaggacatgccatgttagtgaaaaagtcgccacctactgtgcctaatggacttctaatatactgactgatttttttaatgatttttttaaatgacagacggcagaactaggctacgccaaaactcacctgctgactgaatgaatgaggaaatcaaatggagt
Protein-coding regions in this window:
- the LOC137171334 gene encoding noelin-like — protein: MESEENLLNAFLLLLLLGSHITVVGPSAPEEGWQVYSSAQDTDGRCVCTVVAPQQTVCSRDARTKQLRQLLEKVQNMSQSIEVLDQRTQRDLQFVEKMEVQLKGLENKFKQVEEGHESNIARQYKSIKAKMEELRPLIPVLEAYKADALLVRQFKEEAANVTELLSSLQEQLGGLDYQELHSRVTSLEDRLRACMQRLACGKLTGISEPITIKTSGSRFGSWMTDPLAPAGDNRVWYMDGYHNNRFVREYQSMYDFMTTDNFTSHRLPHPWSGTGQVVYNGSIYFNKFQSHTIIKFDFSTSLISRSRQLDFAGYNNMYHYSWGGHSDIDLMVDEGGLWAVYATNQNAGNIVLSQLNPNNLQIIRSWTTNHPKRSAGEAFMICGTLYVTNGYSGGTKVYYAYSTNSSTYEYIDIPLTNKYSHLSMLDYNPRERALYAWNNGHQVLYNVTLYHIIQ